In Ficedula albicollis isolate OC2 chromosome Z unlocalized genomic scaffold, FicAlb1.5 N00148, whole genome shotgun sequence, a genomic segment contains:
- the LOC101822227 gene encoding protein PXR1-like: RKEKKRKEKKRKEKKRKEKKRKEKKRKEKKRKEKKRKEKKRKEKKRKEKKRKKRKEKKRKEKKRKEKKRKEKKRKEKKRKEKKRKEKKRKEKKRKEKKRKEKKR; the protein is encoded by the exons agaaaagaaaagaaaagaaaagaaaagaaaagaaaagaaaagaaaagaaaagaaaagaaaagaaaagaaaagaaaagaaaagaaaagaaaagaaaagaaaagaaaagaaaagaaaagaaaagaaaagaaaagaaaagaaaagaaaagaaaagaaaa aaaagaaaagaaaagaaaagaaaagaaaagaaaagaaaagaaaagaaaagaaaagaaaagaaaagaaaagaaaagaaaagaaaagaaaagaaaagaaaagaaaagaaaagaaaagaaaagaaaagaaaagaaaagaaaagaaaagaaaagaaaaga